One Indicator indicator isolate 239-I01 chromosome Z, UM_Iind_1.1, whole genome shotgun sequence genomic window carries:
- the TMEM215 gene encoding transmembrane protein 215 has translation MGRTLRPDDINPRTGLVVALVSVFLVFGFMFTVSGIKGETLGDIPLLAIGPAICLPGIAAIALTRKTDGCTKWPKNFKCPCCKQVKDRDVMELLRTPSDLESGKGSCDELAKKAYQKDRRVLRGEDSVSICTTTTTTTMGECKSLIRKVEQEEMLKYLETCYPEMPGNVFVGDSSTYSALEKKSSSPTRDSVACPDIEDNIFVAPKDSIIVCSYKDNSPYDRYCCYINPTGVNSDQETIV, from the coding sequence ATGGGGAGGACCCTGAGACCCGATGACATCAACCCGCGGACGGGGCTGGTGGTGGCTTTGGTCAGCGTCTTCCTGGTGTTCGGCTTCATGTTCACTGTGTCCGGCATCAAGGGAGAGACATTGGGGGACATCCCTCTGCTGGCCATAGGCCCGGCCATTTGCCTGCCGGGCATCGCCGCCATCGCCCTCACCAGAAAGACCGACGGCTGCACCAAATGGCCCAAAAACTTCAAGTGTCCATGCTGCAAGCAAGTCAAGGACCGGGATgtcatggagctgctgaggacTCCCTCAGACCTGGAGTCTGGCAAAGGGAGTTGTGACGAGCTGGCCAAGAAAGCATACCAGAAGGACAGGAGAGTGCTGCGGGGAGAGGACTCCGTGTCTATCTgcactaccaccaccaccaccaccatgggaGAGTGCAAGAGCCTCATCAGAAaggtggagcaggaggagatgctgaaATACCTGGAGACCTGTTATCCAGAGATGCCGGGGAATGTGTTCGTGGGAGATAGCTCCACGTACAGTGCCTTGGAGAAGAAGAGCTCTTCTCCGACCAGGGACAGTGTTGCTTGCCCTGACATTGAAGACAACATTTTTGTTGCTCCTAAAGACAGTATCATTGTCTGCTCTTACAAGGACAATAGCCCTTATGACAGATACTGTTGTTACATAAACCCTACTGGAGTCAACTCAGACCAGGAGACCATAGTGTGA